In Abyssibacter profundi, the sequence CAGCTTGCGCACATCGACCGCAGGCGGGCCCATCGTGCCCTGAACCTGCGGGAGTTCTACGGAACTGCCGTCGGGGCCGGTGACTGTATACGAATCGCTGCTCATGCTCGTCTTGCTCCCAGTCGGTCTCGGGGCCGTGGCTGACACAGGCCGTTGCAGCCTGCGATGGCGGCGATGTCACCCCGCGGTCTTACCGTGGGGTCACGTCGCTGGCGTCCCGGGACGTTCATTGAGTGAAAAAATGTCAGGTCTGCGCCGCACCGCGCCAACGCGGCAAAACCACTGCCGACGGCTGACGTTGGGCAGCACATCGCCCAGTGGAAAAATCGTTAACGCTTACTAGTTTCTCCGGTCGCACCAAGGCTTTGCAAGCGCAGTGCACAAATGGGCACCGGGCTCGGGAAGCCCTTAAGCGGTTCGGCCGTCTGGTCAACGGCCGTCCAACGGTCGGACTGGCCGGCCTGTTCACGCGTGCGGACATCCGCCAGCACCTCGCCGTCGGCGGCGCGGTTGCAGAGCCGCGAAGCCAGCACCACGGGGTTGCCGACCGCGGCATATTCAAGACGCCCGGCACCGTGCAGGGCACCCACCGTGACATGCCCGGTCGCCAGCCCGATGCCCAGGCCCACGGATGGCGCGTGCCCCGCCTCCGCGAGCATGTCCCGCACCGCCTGTTGCAGGTCGAACGCCAACTCCACGGCCCGTCGCGCATGGTCACTCAAGGCGAAGGGTGCGCCCACCAGGATGAGCACGCCATCGCCCGCATGGTCCTTGACCGTTCCGCCGTGTCGCCGCGCGGCTTGGCCCACTGCCTGGTAGAACGCTTCCAGCAGCTCGAATACGGCATCCGAACGCTGCTCTCGCGCATAGGCAGAAAAGCCGCGCAGGTCGGCCACCACGACGGTGAGCAGCGCACGCCGCCGCTCCAACAGGTGATCAAGGCCGTGTCGTCGGACCTCCTGCGCCACCTGCGGCGATAGAAACTGCCCCATGAATGCGCCGCGACGACCCAGAATCGTTAAATAGCGCACCGAGGATGCAGACAGAATCGCCAGGCCGATGGCCACCAGATAGGGCTCCAGACCCTGGCTGACCACCAGGGCGCCGATCAGAAACGGCGCCGCCAGATACAGCATCCGCAGCCGCAGCGAATCGGTGGAGTCCAGCCGGCCGCTGAGCAGCAGCACGATGGCAATGGCCGATAGCAGCATGGCCGAGCCCAGCACCGGCGCGAAGATGGCGAATTCGATTCCCCGGACCTTGACCGGCCCGCTGGCATCGGAGGTTGCCTGCTCCGGCGCGATGAGCAAATAGCCCAGACCCAGCCCCAACCAGACCAGAACGAGCAACTGAGACGCCCGGAACAGGACTTGTGCCGCCAGGCCCCGGCGGCCACGCGCCGTGCGCCCGATGCGACGCCCCCATTCCACGCCGGCGAGTATGGCCGTGGCTTCCAGCAACTCGGCAAATGCCGCCCAGAACACACGACCCCAGCACGCTTCCGCCGGATCGAGGGCCTGCACCACGCCGATGGTGATCAGACAAAGCGCCAACGCCCGGTTGACGGTGTCGTCACGGTTCGTCAGCCAGCTCGCCAGCCCGGTTCCAATCGCCATGATGGCGACGACCAGATGCGCTTGCTCGGCGAGAGGCATGTCGCGCGACCGAGGCGGTGGGCAGGCCGCCCTAGCGCTTGGGGTAGTGGGCTGGGTACTCGCTGCGAGCGGCGCCGGAATCGACGGCCGCCGCGGCCACCGCCGGAGAAACGAAATCGGACAGACGTGGATCCAGCGGGGTGGGCAGGATGTACTCCGGCCCGAAACTCAGCTCGGGCGCGTCGTAGGCATCCTTCACCACCTCCGGCACCGGCTGGCGCGCCAGATCGGCGATGGCATGGACCGCCGCGATCTGCATGGCGTGGTTGATCGAGCGAGACCGCACATCCAGCGCACCGCGAAACAGGAACGGAAAACACAAGACGTTGTTCACCTGATTCGGGTAATCGCTGCGCCCGGTGGCCATGATCAGGTCATCGCGCACCGCATGCGCCTCTTCAGGCAGGATTTCCGGCGTCGGGTTGGCCAGCGCGAACACCACGGGCTTGGGCGCCATCGATTGCACCATGGCCTGCGAGACCAGCCCCGGGCCGGACACACCGATAAAAACATCGGCGCCGCTCATGGCGTCTTCCAGCGTGCGCAAGTCCGTATCGACCGCAAACGCCTGCTTCTGCGCGTTCAGGTCGGTGCGGCCGCTATGCACCACACCCTTGCTGTCGCACATGATGATGTTGTTCGCATCGGCACCCAGCGCCTGCAGCAGATTCATTGAAGCAATGCCGGCGGCCCCCGCACCCACGCAGACGATGCGCGCCTGCTCCAGCGTTTTGCCCTGGTAGGACAAGGCGTTAAGCAGTCCGGCGCAGATGATGATCGCGGTGCCGTGCTGATCGTCGTGGAACACCGGGATATCCAGCGCATCGCTCAGCGCCTGCTCGACGTAAAAGCAGTCTGGCGCGGCAATGTCTTCAAGGTTGATGCCTCCGAAAGTCGGGGCAATGCGCTTGACGGTTTCGATGAAGTCGTCGGCATCGGGCGCGTCGACCTCGATATCAAAGACGTCGACATTCGCGAATTTCTTGAACAACACCGCCTTGCCTTCCATCACCGGCTTGGAGGCCAGCGCACCGGTGCGCCCCAGACCCAGCACCGCCGTGCCGTTGGTGATCACCGCGACCAGATTGCCTTTGGAGGTGTACTTGAAGGCGTCGTCGGGGTTTTTCTCGATCTCGATCACCGGCTCGGCCACACCGGGCGAGTAGGCCAGAGCCAGCTCGCTAGGCGTGGTAAACGGCTTGGTAATGGCGATCCCGAGTTTTCCTGGCCGAGGCTTGGCGTGGTAGTCCAGCGCCGCCTGGCGCCTGTCGGGATTGCTCATAACCGTAGATTGCCGTGAAAAGCGGGACGGCGATTATGCGGCCCGCACTGGCATGTCGCCAATGCAGGCCGTGAATTAACCCCGGCCACCGCCCGGCTCCTTGGTTGCGCCGGAACACACGGGTGGCCGGAGCAACAGCGCCGGATGGCCCTAACGCAGCTCCGACAAGTCGATTTTTTCGTGGTCGACGACCCGCTTAAGCGCAGCCTCCATCGTGGCCCGTGCGTGGGCGGTCGCACCCCGCAGCATGGCGTGAACGGCGGCATCTTCGGTCGAGCGATCCTCGCAAAGCTGTGAGTAGCGCTCGAATGCACTCAACGAGATGAGCAGCTCGGCCAAGTGGCGAGGGCATTCGCAGCTGACACTGGTCTGAACCAGCGCCAGGGCGACCAATTCCTTCTTGGTGAACAGCTGCGGGGGAATCGGCTCGGACAGGTAGTCCCCGGGCTGCTCTTCCGGTGCAAGCCAGTATTTCCGGGTGAGCAGCACATGGCGGAGCATCTCGGCATCGATGGGCTCGCGCAGCACCAGCAGGCCGAGGTCGCGAATCGCCTCCAGATCCGATTTGCGCGCATAGCTGTACACGACGATTAACGCGGTGAGGCTGGCATCGTCCCGCCAGGCGGCCAGCTCCTGCGCCATGGAACGCGTGACCTGCTCGGTCTCGACAACGGCAATCGCATTCGAATGGGTGGGCAAAGACGCCTGTCGCGCCTCGGCGGGCGAGGCATAACTCGCGTGAATGGTATAGCCGGGCAGATCGATGTCGCCGAGGCGATCACCCAGCGTTGGCCCGACGAGCAGCAGCGGAGCAAGCCCGGTGCGCCGCCGCCGCAAATTGCCGCGGTTGGGCATCGAAGCCAGCGACTCGATCCGAGCGGGAATCTGCGATTTGTCCAGCGTGGCGATGTAGCCGATGGAGTCCCCGGCGTCGATCAGGCTGCGCACCTGACGCAGGTACTCAACGTCATCTTGAGAATACAGCCGGGTCCCGGTTTCGTCGCGCGCCGGGTTGACCAGCCCGTAGCGTCGCTCCCAGACCCGAATGGTATTGGCGGGGATGCCCGTGGCGCGCTCGACCGCCCCAATCCGGAATGACTGGCCCTCTTCAACAACTTCGTTCATGGCTTGAAGACTCCTTGAACCACAAAATAGGGGCATACTGCCCTGGACAACGCCGAGTCATCATCGCGGCAGCGGCGACGGTTAGACAACAGCTGTACAGGTGGGTTCGGAGCGCTGATCAGAACGGATGCAGCGAGGGCGTCCATGCCTTGTGCAGGCCGGACAGGGCGGGTCGGATCAATCGTTCTCGGGACTGACGTCCACCTGAAAACCGTCGTCGCCCTCCACCACCTGCACCACGATGGGCTGGCAGCAGACGAAGCAGTCTTCGACGTAGGACTGGGAGCCACCGCTGTGATCAATGAGCAGGGTGATCGGCTCACCACAATAGGGGCAGTGTGTGGGGTGTTCGGTCAGTGGTTCCATCGTCAAAACCCCGCCAGCACATCATCGAGATGACGGCGACCCAGCGCGGTGGGGCGAATGCGGTCATCGATTTGCTCCAGCGTACCCAGCGCCAGGGCCCG encodes:
- a CDS encoding MerR family transcriptional regulator; the encoded protein is MNEVVEEGQSFRIGAVERATGIPANTIRVWERRYGLVNPARDETGTRLYSQDDVEYLRQVRSLIDAGDSIGYIATLDKSQIPARIESLASMPNRGNLRRRRTGLAPLLLVGPTLGDRLGDIDLPGYTIHASYASPAEARQASLPTHSNAIAVVETEQVTRSMAQELAAWRDDASLTALIVVYSYARKSDLEAIRDLGLLVLREPIDAEMLRHVLLTRKYWLAPEEQPGDYLSEPIPPQLFTKKELVALALVQTSVSCECPRHLAELLISLSAFERYSQLCEDRSTEDAAVHAMLRGATAHARATMEAALKRVVDHEKIDLSELR
- a CDS encoding adenylate/guanylate cyclase domain-containing protein, whose translation is MPLAEQAHLVVAIMAIGTGLASWLTNRDDTVNRALALCLITIGVVQALDPAEACWGRVFWAAFAELLEATAILAGVEWGRRIGRTARGRRGLAAQVLFRASQLLVLVWLGLGLGYLLIAPEQATSDASGPVKVRGIEFAIFAPVLGSAMLLSAIAIVLLLSGRLDSTDSLRLRMLYLAAPFLIGALVVSQGLEPYLVAIGLAILSASSVRYLTILGRRGAFMGQFLSPQVAQEVRRHGLDHLLERRRALLTVVVADLRGFSAYAREQRSDAVFELLEAFYQAVGQAARRHGGTVKDHAGDGVLILVGAPFALSDHARRAVELAFDLQQAVRDMLAEAGHAPSVGLGIGLATGHVTVGALHGAGRLEYAAVGNPVVLASRLCNRAADGEVLADVRTREQAGQSDRWTAVDQTAEPLKGFPSPVPICALRLQSLGATGETSKR
- a CDS encoding malic enzyme-like NAD(P)-binding protein, producing MSNPDRRQAALDYHAKPRPGKLGIAITKPFTTPSELALAYSPGVAEPVIEIEKNPDDAFKYTSKGNLVAVITNGTAVLGLGRTGALASKPVMEGKAVLFKKFANVDVFDIEVDAPDADDFIETVKRIAPTFGGINLEDIAAPDCFYVEQALSDALDIPVFHDDQHGTAIIICAGLLNALSYQGKTLEQARIVCVGAGAAGIASMNLLQALGADANNIIMCDSKGVVHSGRTDLNAQKQAFAVDTDLRTLEDAMSGADVFIGVSGPGLVSQAMVQSMAPKPVVFALANPTPEILPEEAHAVRDDLIMATGRSDYPNQVNNVLCFPFLFRGALDVRSRSINHAMQIAAVHAIADLARQPVPEVVKDAYDAPELSFGPEYILPTPLDPRLSDFVSPAVAAAAVDSGAARSEYPAHYPKR
- a CDS encoding CPXCG motif-containing cysteine-rich protein — translated: MEPLTEHPTHCPYCGEPITLLIDHSGGSQSYVEDCFVCCQPIVVQVVEGDDGFQVDVSPEND